Proteins encoded by one window of Halosolutus amylolyticus:
- a CDS encoding aspartate aminotransferase family protein, which produces MGNPEHLFYKWGGGMDPDFPRIRRAYDEFLVTEDGRELVDAAAGAAVVNLGHSVPGVADVAGGQLDEVSYLSLSHFSHDAPEELAESLATAAPGDLNAAFFVNSGSEANEMAFKLARTYHRETGNPHKNTIIGRWQSYHGATLGALSATGNTTRRSEYEPMLHGWPHVPPAYPYRWSYDGTREEQAIAAARELETTIKQEGPETVAAFVAEPVSGASIPAAHPHPAYYEEIRRICDEYDVLFIADEVMTGFGRTGPMFAMERFDVVPDMMTLGKGLSGGYAPISATLVRDDVAAEFENGSGQSFAHGHTFGGNPLSAAIAAHVVDQYTDAVLETGRQRGEQLVSELASLREHPIVGDVRHAGAMIGIEFVADRDTKTPFDPDLNVNKRVYDRALEQGVYTYPGSGSVDGIAGDHLMLTPPLTISEESIERVADAVIDAVEHVAETVAPNAASQ; this is translated from the coding sequence ATGGGCAATCCAGAACACCTGTTCTACAAGTGGGGCGGCGGAATGGACCCCGACTTTCCGCGGATCCGCCGCGCCTACGACGAATTTCTCGTGACCGAAGACGGTCGTGAACTCGTCGACGCCGCAGCGGGTGCGGCGGTCGTCAATCTCGGCCACTCCGTTCCGGGCGTCGCGGACGTCGCCGGCGGGCAACTCGACGAGGTTTCGTATCTCAGTCTCTCACACTTCTCTCACGACGCTCCCGAGGAACTGGCCGAGTCACTGGCTACAGCGGCACCCGGCGACCTGAACGCTGCCTTCTTCGTCAACTCCGGGAGCGAAGCGAACGAGATGGCGTTCAAACTGGCCAGGACGTACCACCGGGAAACGGGGAACCCGCACAAGAACACGATCATCGGCCGCTGGCAATCCTACCACGGGGCGACCCTCGGGGCGCTCTCGGCGACCGGGAACACGACCAGACGGAGCGAGTACGAACCGATGCTCCACGGCTGGCCCCACGTTCCCCCGGCCTACCCCTACCGCTGGTCGTACGACGGAACGCGCGAGGAGCAGGCGATCGCCGCCGCGCGCGAACTGGAGACGACGATCAAACAGGAAGGGCCGGAGACGGTCGCCGCGTTCGTCGCGGAACCCGTCTCGGGCGCGAGCATCCCCGCCGCCCACCCACACCCCGCCTACTACGAGGAGATCCGGCGCATCTGCGACGAGTACGACGTGCTCTTCATCGCGGACGAGGTCATGACCGGGTTCGGCCGGACGGGACCGATGTTCGCGATGGAACGCTTCGACGTCGTCCCGGACATGATGACTCTCGGCAAGGGGCTCTCCGGCGGCTACGCGCCGATCAGCGCGACGCTGGTCCGGGACGACGTCGCCGCCGAGTTCGAGAACGGGTCCGGCCAGTCGTTCGCACACGGCCACACCTTCGGCGGAAACCCGCTCTCGGCGGCGATCGCGGCCCACGTCGTCGACCAGTACACGGACGCGGTGCTGGAGACGGGACGACAGCGCGGCGAGCAACTGGTCTCCGAACTCGCCTCACTGCGGGAGCATCCGATCGTCGGCGACGTCCGTCACGCCGGGGCCATGATCGGCATCGAGTTCGTCGCCGATCGCGACACGAAAACGCCGTTCGATCCGGACCTGAACGTCAACAAACGCGTCTACGATCGTGCGCTCGAGCAGGGGGTCTACACTTACCCCGGGTCCGGGTCGGTCGACGGAATCGCCGGCGACCACCTCATGCTGACGCCGCCGTTGACGATCAGCGAGGAGTCGATCGAGCGCGTCGCGGACGCGGTAATCGACGCGGTCGAACACGTAGCCGAGACGGTCGCGCCGAACGCCGCCTCGCAGTAA
- a CDS encoding aldehyde ferredoxin oxidoreductase family protein, whose product MSAFGTTLRVDLTDRTVTTERIDDELVETYLGGTGLAARILYDELEPGVDPLGPANKLVFATGPITGTRAPTSGRHSVSALSPLTGILGEATSGGDWGSALRRAGFDLVIVEGEADDPVYLHVEDGEYELRDASDLWGLDVPETTERIQDDVGEDAVVSTIGRAGENEVRFAAVMNDVKRAAGRTGMGAVMGAKQLKAISVIGTGDPHHHIDDTEAYRDLTLELTQTVTQTPSTKTRRDHGTAAAIEEESEVFDNLPTKYFEKGEFDGAWDISGPRMSEDYLTNVYACGQCPIACGRVVSMESDRFGSLSDQGGPEYETLASFGSLSMNDDFESIARANELCNRYGLDTISAGHVVAFAIAAQDRGLVDENETGMDLDWGNEEEIVELVHRIADRDGFGDVLADGVVRAASAIDGEEHALHVKGLELPMHEPRAQKTMGLTYATSNRGACHMRAFTGYVDIYGYDIPDLEIYSDNYPRHASEGKAELEVVMQNLFNVYDSMCGCKFSYPPGTENITVAQLADLLGLATGRDMDRDDVLELGDRIFTMKRLFNVREGISREDDRLPSLFTDEAHEEGSNAGEVVELAEMLEEYYERRGWDDEGRPTDDHLAEIGMAELA is encoded by the coding sequence ATGTCAGCGTTTGGAACGACGCTCCGCGTCGACCTCACCGATCGGACGGTCACGACAGAACGGATCGACGACGAACTCGTCGAGACGTATCTCGGCGGGACCGGTCTCGCCGCTCGCATCCTCTACGACGAACTCGAACCCGGCGTCGACCCGCTCGGCCCGGCGAACAAACTGGTGTTCGCGACAGGCCCGATCACCGGAACGCGCGCCCCGACCAGCGGCCGCCACTCCGTGAGCGCGCTCAGCCCGCTGACGGGAATCCTCGGCGAAGCGACCAGCGGCGGGGACTGGGGCTCGGCCCTGCGGCGGGCCGGGTTCGACCTCGTCATCGTTGAGGGCGAAGCCGACGACCCCGTCTACCTCCACGTCGAGGACGGCGAGTACGAACTCCGCGACGCGTCGGATCTGTGGGGGCTGGACGTCCCCGAGACGACCGAGCGGATCCAGGACGACGTCGGCGAAGACGCCGTCGTGAGTACGATCGGACGGGCGGGCGAGAACGAGGTCCGGTTCGCCGCGGTGATGAACGACGTCAAGCGCGCCGCCGGCCGGACCGGGATGGGAGCGGTCATGGGCGCGAAGCAACTCAAGGCGATCAGCGTGATCGGGACGGGCGATCCGCACCATCACATCGACGACACGGAGGCGTACAGGGACCTGACGCTGGAACTCACCCAGACCGTCACGCAGACCCCGAGCACGAAGACCCGGCGCGATCACGGGACCGCGGCCGCCATCGAGGAAGAGTCGGAGGTGTTCGACAACCTCCCGACGAAGTACTTCGAGAAGGGCGAGTTCGACGGGGCCTGGGACATCAGCGGCCCCCGGATGTCCGAGGACTACCTGACGAACGTCTACGCGTGCGGCCAGTGTCCGATCGCCTGCGGCCGGGTCGTCTCGATGGAGAGCGATCGGTTCGGTTCGCTGTCCGACCAGGGCGGCCCCGAGTACGAGACGCTGGCCTCGTTCGGAAGCCTCAGCATGAACGACGACTTCGAGAGCATCGCCCGGGCGAACGAACTCTGTAACCGGTACGGGCTGGACACGATCAGCGCCGGCCACGTCGTCGCGTTCGCCATCGCCGCACAGGACCGCGGCCTCGTCGACGAGAACGAGACCGGGATGGACCTGGACTGGGGGAACGAGGAGGAAATCGTCGAACTCGTCCACCGGATCGCCGATCGCGACGGTTTCGGTGACGTGCTCGCCGACGGGGTCGTCCGGGCGGCGAGTGCGATCGACGGCGAGGAACACGCGCTTCACGTCAAGGGCCTCGAACTCCCGATGCACGAACCGCGAGCCCAGAAGACGATGGGGCTCACCTACGCCACGTCGAACCGGGGCGCGTGTCACATGCGGGCGTTCACCGGCTACGTCGACATCTACGGCTACGACATTCCGGACCTCGAGATCTACTCGGACAACTACCCGCGCCACGCCTCCGAAGGGAAGGCCGAACTCGAGGTCGTCATGCAGAACCTGTTCAACGTCTACGACTCGATGTGTGGCTGCAAGTTCTCCTACCCGCCGGGGACGGAGAACATCACCGTCGCCCAGCTCGCGGACCTCCTCGGCCTCGCGACCGGCCGCGACATGGACCGGGACGACGTGCTCGAACTCGGCGATCGGATTTTCACCATGAAGCGGCTGTTCAACGTCCGCGAGGGCATCTCTCGCGAGGACGATCGGCTCCCGTCGCTGTTCACCGACGAGGCCCACGAGGAGGGGTCCAACGCAGGCGAGGTCGTCGAACTGGCCGAGATGCTCGAGGAGTACTACGAACGGCGCGGCTGGGACGACGAGGGCCGGCCGACCGACGACCACCTCGCCGAGATCGGCATGGCCGAACTGGCCTGA